The sequence ATTTTAATAATGATGAAATTTTAAATGCCAACGAAGTTCATAACGAAAACGATACAAATAATGATGAATTTTATACAAACTCAAGAAACGAGCAAATTTTAACAGAGCGTGGTGTCGATCTTGGCGTTACATTTGACGAGCTTGGAAATGGTCTTGCTCTAAGAGATGGTCAAGGTATCTGGGTAAGCTACGCAAATGCTAAGACTGAGAAATTTTCAGTAGGTAGCGCTCTAGCACAAAACATAGGTCAGATCAACCCACCAGCTACACTTGATATAACACTAAATGGACAAAATATCAAAACTCAAGCTGGCACAATGACAAGCATCAGTGACGTTGCAGCTGCTATCAACGCTCAGTACAACAAAACTGGTGTTAGAGCTGAAATTTCAGAGGGTAACAAACTAACGCTTATAAACAGAAACAACTCAGGTACAACCGAAGAGACAAAAAACATCCACCTAACAGTAAATGCTGGAAACACAGTTGGCGGTCTAGCTAGCAAAGATATCATAACAGCTTATCAATATGTCTATACAAGCTCACAAACAACAGCTGTTCATCCAAATAACGATAAGATAGCAAGACAAATAACAACAACAGAAGATCTTCGTGCTGCTATGCAAGAGGATGCTAGAAACCATGTTGATTATAATGGCGATGGTCAAATAAGAGCAAACTCTGACGCACTTGATGCAGCAAAACTTGCAACTGCTGCTCACAAGGTAGCTCCAGGTACAGGTGGCGCAGCTATAACAAATCCAGCTTATGCACTAGCATATAACAACGCTTATGCGGCAGCAGCAGGCACACCTGATCAAAAACACGCAGCAGGTATCGCAGCACTTCAAGCAGCAGCTGGAGATGATACAAACGACGGCGTAAAGATTACTGTAAATAAACTAGGTCAATTTCAACTAGAAAACCCTACAAACGAAATGGCTGATCAAGCCCTTTATATGACTACAACTGGTCTTACAAAACCAGCTCAAGGCACAAACAACGCAGCAGTAAATGAAAACGTTCGCTTTACAAATATCATGAAAGCACTTGATGGCGCACTAAGCCCGGGTCAAGCACTAAGAGCGAGTGGCAAGATGATGATGTCAAGCCACGGCTCAACAGCTGAGATCTTTGACTCACTTGGCTCAAAGCACACAGTTAGTATCAGATGGGCAAAGACAGGCACTACAACAGATGGTGGTACAGAGTGGAATATGATCATCCAAGTGCCAGAGCCTGCTAAGATAAACTACACAGGTGAAGGTCCAGATAACGTCGTAACTGGTTCATTGAGATTTAACTCAAATGGCTCACTTGCTAGTTTTCACCCAGCTACGATAACATTTTCAGCTAACAACGGCTCACAAAGTGGTCAAAACGTTAGTTTAAATTTTGGTTTGGGAACTGATTTTAACGGACTAACAAGCTTTGATAAAGACTCATCAACTGAGTCTATCTCACAAGATGGCTACACAGGTGGCACACTAAATGACCTAAAGATCGACGAAACTGGCACTATCATCGGTGCATTTACAAACGGACAAAGCTTTGGTCTAGCTCAAGTGGCACTTGCTAGCTTTACAAACAACGAGGGTCTTCAAAGTGAGGGCGGAAACGTCTTTTCACAAACTGCAAACTCAGGCGAAGCAGTCATAGGCGCAGCAGGCACAGGTGATAAAGGAACGATCGCGGCTTCAAAACTAGAAGCTAGTAACGTCGATCTAAGCCGTGCGCTAACAGATCTTATCGTCATCCAAAGAGGCTTTCAAGCAAACTCAAAAACGATCACGACAAGTGATGAGATGCTAAACACACTTCTTCAACTAAAACAATAATCATAAAGGGGGCGCTCGCTCCCTTTTAAATTTACAAATAAAATCAGCCTTCTTTTTGTAAAATGCTAAAAAATTTCACAAAAAGAGAAAATATGCAAGTAACACTTCTAAATCACACCCCACTAAATATCTGCTCTCACGCGATCCGCACATGCTGGCAAAGCTTTGAAAAAGGCGACAATGGCGGCGAAAAAGACGTCGAGCTGATAGATAGAGTGGGTAATAAATTTAAACACGCTTCAACGCTGGAGCACCTTTACTACAACTTCTACATCCAAGGCATCTCGCGCGCACTACTTCAAGAGCTAGCCCGCCACCGCATAGCAAGCCTAAGCGTCAAATCAACCCGCTACACGCTAAAAGAGCTAAAAAAGGAGGAGAAATTTGAAGTAGGGCAGTTTGAACGTGCGGCTAAATTTATAGTGCTAACAAATGACGAAATGGTCGATAACGCAAGCATAAAAGCGCTTGAAAACTTACGTGAAATTTTAGCTTCAACCACAAAAAGCCTTGATATAGTTAAATACTGCTTGCCAGAGTGCTATAAAACCGAGCTTACATGGAGCATAAACGCTAGAAGCTTGCAAAATTTCATCTCTCTAAGAAGCTCAAAATCAGCCCTTTGGGAGATAAGAAATTTAGCAAATGCTATCTACGACGCCTTGCCAAATGAGCATAAATTTATCTTTGAGAAGTGCTTGCCAGAGGATGAGGGTTAAAATTAAAAGTAGTTAAATAAAGAGAAAAGAACTAAAATTTTATGCTTGGTAAATTCTCTTTGTAGATCAAAAGTATAGTTATAGTCTCTTTTTCTTTATCGATATAAAATGGAACAACATAACCATGAAATATCAAGTCTCTAACATCATCATCGTTTATATCTAAATTTTTACGAAAACGATACGGCATATATTTTATCTCTTCGATCTTTGTTATCAGATCATTGTAAAAAAGTACCGCCTTCTCAACACTATCTTTAGCTATAAATTTACTGATCTTATCAGTAGCTTGCTCAAATTCCTTAGAAAATTTTACTCTCATCTGCACCAAGTCCTATGAGCAACTCTCTTTTATGGCTTTTAAATTCATCTTCTTCGATACATTCAAGCTCACTGTTTTTAGCCTTAAAAGCTACATCTTTTAGATATTTTGCATCCTCTTTACAAAGTCTGTATCCATCATTTTCCATCTTAAACTGAGGGTCGATTTTTTTTATGGCTTCATAGGCATCTTGTAAAATTTGGGCTATCTGAGGCGTTATATCACCTTTAAAAATTGTAGTTGTCATCTTATATCCTTTAAATTTACTTTTTCAAAACGTAAAGAAGCTCGTCTACGTGGATGTTTCTAGCTTTTAAATTTCTGCTACCGCGGTAGGCATTATACTTTTGGCGCAGTAGATTAACTTTGCCCATTTTATTTAGATTTTTATCAAATTCATCTTGGTTGATAAAGCCCTCTGAGTTAAACGAGATCAGCACAAATTTCGCCTTTAAATTTGCTATCAGCTCGAAAAATGCCTCGCTTGCTGATGATTTTTTATTAAAAACTGATCTGTTCCAGTCCTTTGAGATACCTGAAACCTTTGAAATTTTACTTGGCTCTTCATAGCTTGCGATGAGATTTAGCATGAAGTAGTTTGAGCCGTATGGGTGCTGGTTATAAGGCGGATCAAGATAGACTAGATCAAGCCCATCAAGCTCTTTTGCCAGTAAATTTGCATCCTTTTGATAGACCTCAAATGGCACTCTGAAATTTGAAAAAATAGGCTTAGTTAAATTTATATCAGAAGTGATCCTTGAAATGGCATTTTGTCCCCTGCCACCAAACTGACCGATGCCCTCTTTATTTTTATGAAAACCTTTAAAAATTCCACTCGTATTTGCATGCACGCTTGCATTATAAAGTAGTGGAGCTATGAAAAATTTTCTCATCTCCTCTGGCAAGATCTCATCTATGAGTC is a genomic window of Campylobacter concisus containing:
- the flgE gene encoding flagellar hook protein FlgE encodes the protein MMRSLWSGVSGLQAHQIAMDVEGNNIANVNTYGFKYNRANFADILSQTPRVATAPQGQLGGQNAMQIGLGTTINSTTRIFSQGTLTATDKQTDLALQGNGFFVVSPDGGTTRYYTRNGDFVRDKAGNFVNNSGYIVQGWTRDDETGTIDSTGPISNIVIKEGLTTPARATTEVKIKGNLDSGNSIGQRSTPIYALDSVAGGRDFNNDEILNANEVHNENDTNNDEFYTNSRNEQILTERGVDLGVTFDELGNGLALRDGQGIWVSYANAKTEKFSVGSALAQNIGQINPPATLDITLNGQNIKTQAGTMTSISDVAAAINAQYNKTGVRAEISEGNKLTLINRNNSGTTEETKNIHLTVNAGNTVGGLASKDIITAYQYVYTSSQTTAVHPNNDKIARQITTTEDLRAAMQEDARNHVDYNGDGQIRANSDALDAAKLATAAHKVAPGTGGAAITNPAYALAYNNAYAAAAGTPDQKHAAGIAALQAAAGDDTNDGVKITVNKLGQFQLENPTNEMADQALYMTTTGLTKPAQGTNNAAVNENVRFTNIMKALDGALSPGQALRASGKMMMSSHGSTAEIFDSLGSKHTVSIRWAKTGTTTDGGTEWNMIIQVPEPAKINYTGEGPDNVVTGSLRFNSNGSLASFHPATITFSANNGSQSGQNVSLNFGLGTDFNGLTSFDKDSSTESISQDGYTGGTLNDLKIDETGTIIGAFTNGQSFGLAQVALASFTNNEGLQSEGGNVFSQTANSGEAVIGAAGTGDKGTIAASKLEASNVDLSRALTDLIVIQRGFQANSKTITTSDEMLNTLLQLKQ
- the thyX gene encoding FAD-dependent thymidylate synthase — encoded protein: MQVTLLNHTPLNICSHAIRTCWQSFEKGDNGGEKDVELIDRVGNKFKHASTLEHLYYNFYIQGISRALLQELARHRIASLSVKSTRYTLKELKKEEKFEVGQFERAAKFIVLTNDEMVDNASIKALENLREILASTTKSLDIVKYCLPECYKTELTWSINARSLQNFISLRSSKSALWEIRNLANAIYDALPNEHKFIFEKCLPEDEG
- a CDS encoding type II toxin-antitoxin system RelE/ParE family toxin → MRVKFSKEFEQATDKISKFIAKDSVEKAVLFYNDLITKIEEIKYMPYRFRKNLDINDDDVRDLIFHGYVVPFYIDKEKETITILLIYKENLPSIKF
- a CDS encoding DNA adenine methylase, whose product is MKPVKQENQAYLKEQILTYLGNKRSLLGFIERGVKYAKDELKKEKLSCCDLFSGSGVVARFLKQNSEFLVANDLELYSFITNLCYLQNATNELRDEINFWQMRLEKEIKNSLHEGFITRLYAPEDDENIAWGERVFYTRKNAIFIDTVRRLIDEILPEEMRKFFIAPLLYNASVHANTSGIFKGFHKNKEGIGQFGGRGQNAISRITSDINLTKPIFSNFRVPFEVYQKDANLLAKELDGLDLVYLDPPYNQHPYGSNYFMLNLIASYEEPSKISKVSGISKDWNRSVFNKKSSASEAFFELIANLKAKFVLISFNSEGFINQDEFDKNLNKMGKVNLLRQKYNAYRGSRNLKARNIHVDELLYVLKK